In Deinococcus psychrotolerans, a genomic segment contains:
- a CDS encoding DUF4900 domain-containing protein has product MKGKRREEGATLVVLVLMVMVILAGVIVVSANLAVNSRRNTTDQRALLQAQYRAESGVSQAQAQLDFFNLLTDNLKPANSIYRNNMQDMFVNICNEAGAPSNINTASNLPSFVTLDSTHPIKNLNGLVFCDLTNKPAPAVALSALFKNYFNTTNPTITLSAMGLNGTKLDSYMASVFKQGTLNSDGTLSTPSNSTSNPLSFGIIPIAVTRPGLDVFNFVFMVSDLKSTGNQSNGMRSIRSDATDFSKRQVYTLTIAKPSFAKYALFTNHHYSNLSDSSTLWFTKDTQFSGPVHTNQNFNFSSTPYFGGKITSAGCPAGQIKTDAAGADYCAISQVSGARFYNNSQTNIQNVGSINSTTKNVNGKSLKELSTTGNTSDKPIVGDAKWNSDFVQLPENGQSQIDDSKNITNINGINQTGIYLGSAIKKISYGISNAGSVKYQTINYTKSDSKEVYLRFDENRTVQINTGTVSAPIWTNASKNLSTGEWQAATLPGGSPAKFNGVIYSKGGIKSVYGNTDPAVASFAQMTLASDQDIVLTGNLKYEQSPCDSGTAKTANCSSFDSNGNIIQNVLGIYSSNGDIEIANNNTTTNSNNTTQNTDPDKGSLNAPNDLTVQAVLMASKGAVQVQNYNSGKGGRGSFNLTGGVIENVYGAFFTFNGTTGAQSTGFNRNFVYDPRMDIGFSPPSFPTQKNWDISLKYNLTAGDKDSADASKILLTGNIRQAAP; this is encoded by the coding sequence ATGAAGGGAAAAAGACGGGAAGAGGGTGCCACGCTGGTGGTGCTGGTTTTGATGGTCATGGTGATTCTCGCTGGAGTGATCGTGGTGAGTGCCAATTTGGCAGTGAATAGTCGCAGGAACACGACTGACCAGCGTGCGTTACTCCAAGCCCAGTACCGTGCGGAATCTGGTGTCTCACAAGCTCAGGCGCAATTGGATTTTTTCAACCTCTTGACAGATAATCTCAAGCCTGCCAATTCTATCTACCGCAATAACATGCAGGATATGTTCGTCAATATATGTAATGAGGCAGGCGCTCCATCAAATATCAATACAGCCTCTAACTTGCCGTCTTTTGTTACGTTAGATAGTACGCATCCTATAAAAAATCTGAACGGTCTAGTTTTCTGCGATCTAACGAACAAGCCTGCTCCTGCTGTAGCTCTATCAGCTTTGTTCAAAAATTATTTTAATACCACGAATCCGACGATTACCTTGTCTGCTATGGGGCTTAATGGAACGAAGCTCGATAGTTATATGGCATCAGTTTTCAAACAGGGAACACTTAATAGTGATGGCACTTTGTCTACGCCATCAAACAGCACAAGTAACCCTCTTTCTTTCGGAATTATTCCTATTGCAGTCACGCGTCCCGGGCTAGATGTCTTCAATTTCGTATTCATGGTGAGTGACCTCAAAAGTACCGGAAACCAGAGCAATGGAATGAGAAGTATCCGATCAGATGCTACAGATTTCTCTAAACGTCAGGTTTATACATTAACCATTGCAAAGCCAAGTTTTGCTAAATATGCTCTATTTACGAACCATCATTATTCTAATTTATCTGATAGCTCGACTCTCTGGTTTACCAAAGATACTCAGTTTAGTGGGCCTGTCCATACCAATCAGAATTTTAATTTTAGTTCTACGCCTTACTTTGGAGGAAAGATTACCTCAGCAGGGTGTCCTGCAGGTCAAATTAAGACAGACGCTGCAGGAGCTGATTACTGTGCAATTTCTCAAGTGTCTGGTGCTCGTTTCTATAATAACAGTCAAACAAATATTCAGAACGTTGGTTCAATCAACTCTACAACAAAAAATGTCAACGGAAAATCTTTAAAAGAGCTTTCAACCACAGGGAATACATCAGACAAACCGATTGTTGGTGATGCAAAATGGAACAGTGATTTTGTTCAGCTCCCTGAGAATGGACAAAGCCAGATCGACGACTCAAAAAACATAACCAATATTAATGGGATTAATCAGACTGGTATCTATCTAGGCAGCGCCATAAAAAAAATAAGCTATGGAATATCTAATGCAGGATCTGTCAAATACCAGACCATAAATTATACGAAATCAGACTCTAAAGAAGTATATTTGCGCTTTGATGAGAATAGAACGGTTCAGATCAACACTGGTACAGTGAGTGCTCCAATTTGGACTAATGCTAGTAAAAATCTATCGACTGGTGAATGGCAGGCTGCGACGCTGCCGGGAGGTAGTCCTGCTAAATTCAATGGGGTTATTTATTCTAAAGGTGGCATCAAAAGTGTTTATGGGAATACAGATCCTGCTGTTGCGAGTTTTGCTCAGATGACTCTTGCTTCTGATCAGGATATTGTTCTGACTGGAAACTTAAAATATGAACAATCTCCCTGTGACTCTGGAACAGCCAAAACAGCTAATTGCTCCAGTTTTGATAGTAATGGCAATATCATTCAAAACGTTCTTGGAATCTACTCTTCCAACGGTGATATTGAAATTGCAAACAATAACACAACGACCAATTCAAACAATACGACGCAGAACACTGACCCGGATAAAGGATCGTTGAATGCTCCTAATGATCTCACGGTTCAGGCGGTGCTTATGGCTTCAAAAGGTGCTGTCCAAGTTCAGAATTATAATAGTGGTAAAGGTGGACGTGGTTCTTTTAACCTGACTGGTGGAGTCATCGAAAATGTTTATGGAGCTTTTTTCACATTCAATGGAACTACAGGTGCTCAATCAACAGGATTCAATCGTAACTTTGTCTACGATCCCCGTATGGATATCGGTTTTTCTCCCCCGAGCTTCCCTACTCAGAAGAACTGGGATATAAGTCTGAAATATAACCTCACGGCCGGCGATAAAGACAGTGCCGATGCCTCAAAAATCTTGCTGACTGGTAATATAAGACAGGCAGCACCATGA
- a CDS encoding pilus assembly FimT family protein: MREKESGFTLLELLIVMVIIGILATILFFNFTAQFQKTRLRNAVTMLSSDLERARSASWRSGQNTKIQLLGNGSGYTYQQGVSTSTVVFPDGVTASLAPASLANSISYTAPFADTGAISGTFTLRGVNPSYTDAIRIIGVTGKVIR, from the coding sequence ATGAGAGAAAAAGAGAGTGGATTTACGTTACTTGAACTTCTGATTGTTATGGTGATTATAGGAATACTGGCAACTATCTTGTTCTTTAATTTTACTGCACAATTCCAAAAAACGCGCCTTCGAAATGCCGTGACAATGCTTTCGAGTGACTTAGAGCGTGCGCGTAGTGCATCTTGGCGCTCAGGTCAAAATACCAAAATTCAATTACTCGGCAATGGTTCAGGCTATACCTATCAACAGGGGGTCTCGACCTCCACTGTCGTTTTCCCTGACGGAGTGACCGCTTCTCTAGCTCCAGCGAGTTTGGCGAATTCTATATCATATACTGCTCCTTTTGCTGACACGGGAGCTATAAGTGGAACTTTTACCCTAAGAGGGGTAAATCCGAGTTATACTGACGCAATCAGGATTATCGGAGTTACTGGAAAGGTCATAAGATGA
- a CDS encoding TspO/MBR family protein — translation MIGIRRQITLVLATLLTLLMNYLSNALPLFGNSNGEISDLLPNAFTPAGLTFAIWGVIFLGLLAFAVYQALPGQRGPRYDALFWPYLLANLLNVGWLVAFQSLHFGLSVVVMLALLGSLIWLYLRLKQLDLKGTEALALGLPTSLYLGWIAVATIANVTAWLVSLGFTAGLAGISGPLWSAILVVVASGVGAFLLRANRDFAVMGVILWAYYGVYLARPQELTVTLGLVLGVVVLLTAAFAQRGKPGSGARRLSA, via the coding sequence ATGATAGGCATCCGCAGACAAATCACTTTGGTGCTGGCCACTTTACTCACCCTCCTGATGAATTATCTCTCGAATGCGCTGCCCCTGTTTGGCAACAGCAACGGTGAGATCTCCGATCTGCTTCCTAACGCTTTTACTCCAGCAGGGCTAACGTTTGCTATTTGGGGAGTGATCTTTTTGGGGCTGCTGGCCTTCGCCGTCTACCAAGCGCTGCCGGGGCAACGTGGCCCGCGTTACGACGCGCTGTTTTGGCCTTATCTGCTGGCCAATCTGCTGAATGTCGGCTGGCTGGTGGCCTTTCAGAGCCTTCACTTCGGGCTAAGCGTAGTCGTGATGCTGGCGCTGCTGGGGTCGCTGATCTGGTTGTATCTGCGCCTCAAGCAGTTGGACTTAAAAGGTACAGAGGCGCTGGCACTGGGCCTTCCCACCAGTTTGTATCTGGGCTGGATCGCGGTGGCCACCATCGCCAACGTTACGGCCTGGCTAGTCAGCCTCGGGTTTACGGCAGGCTTGGCCGGGATAAGCGGCCCGCTATGGTCAGCAATTTTGGTCGTGGTGGCTTCAGGAGTGGGGGCCTTTTTGCTGCGGGCCAACCGCGACTTTGCCGTGATGGGCGTGATTTTGTGGGCTTACTACGGCGTGTATCTGGCCCGCCCACAGGAGTTGACGGTCACGCTGGGCTTGGTACTGGGGGTGGTGGTGCTGTTGACCGCCGCTTTTGCCCAGCGCGGTAAACCCGGCAGCGGCGCGAGACGGCTGAGCGCTTGA
- the holA gene encoding DNA polymerase III subunit delta yields the protein MILAFSGNRFLIEEAARESLAQRGLHLRDLPRLSGEDVTPPQLASLLAPSLFGESAALVDLEGVRPDKALLESLATPGALVIILDPLGAATRVKHYQQHGEHVAVPSPSKTGEVAGWVASRAKASNLKLAKEAALYLAEVFGTDLAGIAAELNKLAFLAGPPNGSLGRELVQQVVGRETPGDSFVMLGAATAGRPAEALGQLRRLLSSGEDPFKLMGAVVWQYSLVARSAALLQEGGRVSETEAAQRLGVKPYPAKKALEVARKLTEGQVRSHLSRILEADLAMKRGMDVEAVMERLLVELSL from the coding sequence ATGATCCTGGCGTTTTCGGGCAACCGTTTTTTGATTGAGGAAGCTGCCCGCGAGTCTCTTGCTCAGCGCGGCCTGCATCTGCGCGATTTGCCGCGCCTCAGCGGTGAAGACGTGACCCCGCCGCAGCTCGCATCGCTGCTGGCTCCCAGTTTGTTTGGTGAATCGGCGGCACTGGTGGATTTGGAAGGCGTGCGCCCCGATAAAGCGCTGCTGGAATCTCTAGCCACGCCCGGCGCGTTGGTAATCATTCTTGACCCGCTGGGCGCGGCGACCCGCGTCAAGCATTACCAGCAGCACGGCGAACACGTCGCGGTGCCTTCACCCAGCAAAACCGGCGAGGTGGCCGGCTGGGTCGCTTCTCGGGCCAAAGCCAGCAACCTCAAACTTGCCAAAGAAGCGGCGCTGTATCTGGCCGAGGTCTTCGGAACGGATCTGGCGGGTATCGCCGCCGAACTCAACAAGTTGGCTTTCCTCGCGGGGCCGCCCAATGGCTCACTTGGCCGTGAGCTGGTGCAGCAGGTGGTGGGCCGCGAGACGCCCGGCGATTCGTTTGTCATGCTGGGGGCGGCTACGGCTGGGCGGCCCGCTGAGGCGCTCGGCCAGCTCCGCCGACTCCTCTCCAGCGGTGAAGACCCTTTCAAGCTGATGGGCGCGGTGGTGTGGCAATACAGCTTGGTGGCCCGCAGCGCGGCCTTACTACAAGAAGGTGGGCGAGTCTCCGAGACGGAAGCGGCCCAGCGGTTGGGCGTCAAGCCTTATCCAGCCAAGAAAGCCTTGGAAGTTGCCCGCAAGCTCACCGAGGGCCAAGTCAGGTCACACCTCAGCCGAATTTTAGAAGCTGACCTTGCCATGAAGCGCGGGATGGACGTAGAAGCGGTGATGGAGCGGTTGTTGGTGGAGCTGAGTCTTTAG